From Musa acuminata AAA Group cultivar baxijiao chromosome BXJ3-8, Cavendish_Baxijiao_AAA, whole genome shotgun sequence, one genomic window encodes:
- the LOC135645999 gene encoding protein LIGHT-DEPENDENT SHORT HYPOCOTYLS 5-like — protein MDPGPTDLGVVDPFPPPPSSPQQQQQRKPPSRYESQKRRDWNTFLQYLRSHRPPLSLARCSGAHVIEFLKYLDQFGKTKVHATGCTYFGHPNPPAPCVCPLKQAWGSLDALVGRLRAAYEENDGVPESNPFGARAVGIYLREVKESQGRARGVPYHKKKKKKKKRKLLQDTAAATSGGEASLFPAVGASIADDATGARNSSAVAAALSSSEAGEGSRATPAGSSSSS, from the coding sequence ATGGATCCTGGCCCGACCGATCTCGGTGTCGTCGATCCATTTCCGCCTCCTCCATCATCtcctcagcagcagcagcaacggaaACCGCCGAGCCGATACGAGTCGCAGAAGCGGCGAGACTGGAACACCTTCCTTCAGTACCTGAGGAGCCACCGGCCGCCGCTCAGCCTGGCGCGCTGCAGCGGGGCTCACGTGATCGAGTTCTTGAAGTACCTGGACCAGTTCGGGAAGACGAAGGTGCACGCGACCGGGTGCACCTACTTCGGCCACCCGAACCCGCCGGCGCCGTGCGTCTGCCCGCTGAAGCAGGCGTGGGGCTCGCTCGACGCGCTCGTCGGGCGCCTCCGGGCCGCCTATGAGGAGAACGACGGCGTGCCCGAGTCCAACCCCTTCGGCGCGAGGGCCGTCGGCATCTACCTTCGCGAGGTGAAGGAGAGCCAGGGCAGGGCTCGCGGCGTCCCTtaccacaagaagaagaagaagaagaagaagcggaagCTCCTACAGGACACAGCGGCGGCCACCAGCGGAGGGGAGGCTTCATTGTTTCCTGCTgttggtgcttctattgctgacgaCGCTACTGGTGCTCGTAATAGCAGTGCTGTTGCTGCAGCTTTGAGCAGTTCGGAGGCCGGTGAGGGATCGCGTGCTACGCCAGCTGGCTCGTCATCATCTTCTTGA